In one window of Synechococcus sp. M16CYN DNA:
- a CDS encoding TIGR03960 family B12-binding radical SAM protein, which yields MVVSAVDQPVDFYALVGQGIKKPGRYMGCELGVVPRNWNSASVRWALTYPEIYEVGSSNLGHVILYSILNAVPGQLCDRAYLPAADLIDRLRKRKQPLFAVESRLPLLAFDILGFSLSYELGVTNILEMLDLSQVPIRASNRGDLPLNDPASIPLVFAGGPTATSNPEPYALFFDFIALGDGEELLPEIGLVVAQAKAKGWRRSQLLRDLAQVPGVYIPSLYGPGADGVSLQPLYSELPRRVLRRVATPIPHYATGLVPYVETVHDRLTVEIRRGCTRGCRFCQPGMLTRPARDVEPEAVIEAVEAGIKQTGYSDFSLLSLSCSDYLALPAVGVELRNRLIDQNISLQLPSQRVDRFDHNIAHILGGARRSGLTFAPEAGTQRLRDIVNKGLTDDDLLKGIRIAMQNGYRKIKLYFMIGLPGETDSDVLGIAKTCAMLQQSCRDLGRLNLNVTVSNFTPKPHTPFQWHSVSSDEFRRRQKLLRLAFKHLRGLKVNFTDVRLSAMEDFVGRGDRRLAPVIEAAWRAGAGMDSWFEALDRAYTAWTSAIADAGLNGKYRELEVGSWSAVNALDQEDLEAFCRQPLPWDHIDTGVDKTWLLEDLRRALTATIVPDCSFEGCSSCGVCGSEFGHNVVVSPPEVPRQVPRQAPLNSRICRLRIQFTKTGPMALLSHLDLIRTLERILRRSGLPISFTGGFHPLPRIQIALALPLGVEAGGEWMDLEFTESLAPAQLKERLRPLLPEGLSLLSVLEVPISGPSLSQQVRASVWSFDLTLKSGMTINWSIAIATLLAADKLIWHDTDKKGRSRQRDCRPALRRLDILSNPEGPRLRLRLEAKVDGMGRSLRPSQIQHWLEEQLRTPLVIHALCRDRLELA from the coding sequence GTGGTCGTATCTGCTGTGGATCAGCCGGTCGATTTTTATGCTCTAGTCGGTCAAGGCATCAAAAAACCAGGCCGGTACATGGGGTGTGAGTTAGGGGTTGTTCCACGAAATTGGAACAGTGCTTCCGTGCGTTGGGCTCTTACATACCCAGAAATTTACGAAGTCGGTTCTAGTAATTTGGGGCATGTCATTCTTTATTCGATTCTTAATGCTGTTCCTGGGCAATTATGCGATCGTGCCTATTTGCCAGCAGCGGATTTGATAGATCGCTTGCGAAAGCGAAAGCAGCCATTATTCGCGGTGGAAAGTCGACTTCCATTGCTAGCGTTCGACATTCTTGGTTTTAGCTTGAGTTATGAGCTTGGTGTGACCAACATCCTTGAAATGTTGGACCTTAGTCAGGTTCCGATTCGTGCATCAAACCGCGGTGATTTGCCGTTGAATGATCCGGCTTCGATCCCGTTGGTTTTTGCAGGTGGTCCAACCGCCACGAGTAACCCTGAGCCTTATGCCCTGTTTTTTGATTTTATAGCCTTAGGAGATGGTGAAGAGCTCTTACCAGAAATCGGTTTGGTAGTTGCTCAAGCCAAAGCCAAAGGCTGGCGCCGCTCTCAACTGCTGAGAGATCTAGCCCAGGTTCCCGGGGTGTACATTCCGTCACTTTACGGCCCTGGAGCCGACGGCGTTTCACTTCAGCCACTGTATTCTGAACTGCCAAGGCGAGTGCTGCGCCGAGTGGCGACTCCCATACCTCATTACGCTACGGGGCTTGTTCCGTATGTGGAAACGGTGCATGACCGCCTCACCGTGGAGATTAGGCGAGGCTGTACCCGCGGTTGCCGTTTTTGTCAGCCCGGCATGCTAACTCGCCCAGCTCGGGATGTAGAGCCTGAGGCTGTCATCGAAGCAGTGGAAGCTGGTATTAAGCAAACCGGTTACAGCGATTTTTCATTGCTTTCACTGAGTTGTAGTGATTATCTTGCTCTGCCTGCTGTTGGTGTCGAATTACGCAATCGCCTGATTGACCAAAACATTAGCTTGCAACTGCCCAGTCAGCGTGTAGATCGTTTCGATCACAACATTGCTCATATTCTTGGTGGGGCTAGACGGTCCGGTCTCACCTTCGCTCCAGAGGCAGGAACCCAGCGCTTACGAGATATCGTCAATAAAGGGTTGACTGATGATGACCTCTTGAAGGGTATCCGTATTGCTATGCAGAACGGTTACCGAAAAATAAAGCTGTATTTCATGATTGGGTTGCCGGGAGAAACGGACTCTGATGTTCTTGGGATTGCTAAAACTTGCGCGATGCTGCAGCAGAGTTGCCGGGATTTGGGACGGCTCAATCTAAATGTAACTGTTAGCAACTTCACGCCAAAACCGCACACACCATTTCAATGGCATAGCGTATCGAGCGATGAGTTTCGACGGCGCCAAAAGCTTCTACGTCTAGCTTTCAAGCATCTACGCGGACTGAAGGTCAACTTCACAGATGTGCGCCTCTCTGCAATGGAGGATTTCGTTGGCCGAGGCGACCGTCGGCTAGCTCCAGTTATTGAGGCTGCTTGGCGCGCCGGGGCTGGAATGGATTCCTGGTTTGAAGCGCTCGATCGCGCCTACACTGCTTGGACGAGCGCGATCGCTGACGCCGGGTTGAATGGAAAATATCGAGAGTTGGAAGTTGGAAGTTGGAGTGCAGTCAATGCATTAGATCAAGAGGATCTCGAGGCTTTTTGTCGTCAGCCCCTACCCTGGGACCATATCGATACCGGTGTCGATAAGACATGGCTTTTGGAAGATTTGCGCCGGGCTTTGACTGCAACCATTGTTCCTGATTGTTCTTTTGAAGGTTGCAGCAGTTGCGGAGTTTGTGGATCCGAATTTGGTCACAATGTGGTGGTGTCCCCTCCTGAGGTTCCGAGGCAGGTCCCGAGGCAAGCTCCACTTAATAGTCGGATCTGTCGTTTGCGGATTCAGTTCACTAAAACAGGCCCGATGGCGCTGCTGAGCCACCTTGATCTTATACGTACGCTAGAGCGAATCCTGAGACGTAGCGGCCTCCCTATCAGTTTTACCGGTGGTTTTCATCCTTTACCCAGAATCCAAATCGCCCTGGCTCTTCCATTAGGAGTCGAAGCTGGTGGTGAATGGATGGATTTAGAATTTACGGAATCCCTTGCACCTGCTCAACTGAAGGAACGTTTGCGACCACTGCTGCCAGAAGGTCTCTCTCTATTATCTGTGCTTGAGGTGCCCATCAGTGGTCCGAGTCTGTCACAGCAAGTCCGTGCATCTGTTTGGAGTTTTGATTTAACACTGAAAAGCGGAATGACTATAAATTGGTCCATAGCAATCGCTACTCTTTTGGCAGCGGATAAGCTTATTTGGCACGACACAGATAAGAAAGGTAGGTCTCGGCAGAGAGATTGTCGGCCGGCCTTACGCAGGTTAGACATTTTGTCTAATCCAGAAGGACCTCGGTTGCGTTTGCGCCTAGAAGCAAAAGTAGATGGGATGGGAAGAAGTCTCCGACCGTCGCAAATTCAACACTGGCTGGAGGAACAGCTGCGCACCCCTCTCGTCATTCACGCCTTGTGTAGGGATCGTTTGGAACTTGCTTAG
- a CDS encoding Rne/Rng family ribonuclease, whose translation MPQQIVIAEQLRIAAVLSGERVDELIVAQGRYQIGDVYLGTVENVLPGIDAAFVNIGESEKNGFIHVTDLGPLRLKKGSAGITELLEPCQKVLVQVMKEPTGTKGPRLTGNLALPGRYLVLQPHGLGVNISRRINSEAERNRLRALGVLVKPPGAGLLIRTEADGISEELLIDDLEALLRQWDAIQQAAETAAPPVLLNRDEDFIHRILRDHMGPDLIRVVVDDPASVSRVSSFLGSEVSNVLVEAHDEFTELLEHYKINAAIRDALKPRVDLPSGGYVIIEPTEALTVIDVNSGSFTRSANARETVLWTNCEAAIEIARQLKLRNIGGVIIIDFIDMDSRRDQLQLLEYFTTATRSDSARPQIAQLSELGLVELTRKRQGQNIYELFGRVCPSCGGLGHVAVLPGKDLLQPLATATGLVRSVAFTRAEAISSGETAASSSRRRRSSHGRTTADGGGALSAEAAVINSEVSEESTDSTQEPVLVRRQEPKLVLVPMTEEQQKVYSWLGLNPTLLLEEPPELEEILVLAVLPGEDEQEILEEARQQLALSAGRRRRRGNRGGTGNRTGTRVGITLSEAMPAQLATTLGAIDQRNDSASLMVDGISSESVAAVEVTSDPGPTALFEPTQSEDEVEESRRRRRRSSAPTSSEVSD comes from the coding sequence ATGCCCCAGCAAATTGTCATCGCGGAACAGCTGCGCATCGCGGCTGTACTCTCCGGTGAGCGAGTAGATGAACTGATCGTTGCTCAAGGTCGATATCAGATTGGTGACGTCTATTTAGGCACAGTTGAAAATGTGCTCCCTGGTATAGACGCTGCTTTCGTTAATATCGGAGAAAGTGAAAAAAACGGTTTTATTCATGTTACGGATCTTGGTCCCCTTCGTCTAAAAAAAGGTTCTGCTGGTATCACGGAATTGCTTGAGCCTTGCCAAAAGGTTTTAGTGCAAGTGATGAAAGAGCCTACAGGTACGAAGGGGCCGCGACTTACTGGGAATTTGGCTCTTCCTGGCCGGTATCTGGTTCTTCAACCTCACGGCCTTGGGGTGAATATTTCACGTCGTATTAATTCTGAAGCGGAGCGCAACAGACTAAGAGCCTTAGGTGTTCTGGTAAAACCACCAGGTGCTGGACTTCTGATTCGTACCGAAGCGGATGGAATTAGTGAAGAGTTACTAATTGATGACCTTGAGGCCCTCTTACGTCAGTGGGACGCAATCCAACAGGCGGCGGAAACTGCAGCCCCTCCTGTCTTATTAAATCGTGATGAAGATTTTATTCATCGTATCCTTCGCGATCATATGGGTCCAGATCTTATTCGTGTCGTAGTTGATGATCCGGCATCTGTCTCCAGAGTCAGCAGTTTCCTTGGATCTGAGGTTAGCAACGTTTTAGTTGAAGCTCACGACGAGTTCACCGAACTGCTCGAGCATTACAAGATTAATGCAGCTATTCGGGATGCATTGAAACCGAGGGTTGATCTTCCTTCGGGCGGCTATGTGATCATTGAACCTACGGAAGCGCTCACGGTCATTGACGTAAACTCTGGCTCATTTACGCGGTCAGCGAATGCACGGGAAACAGTACTCTGGACTAACTGTGAGGCAGCGATTGAAATCGCGAGGCAACTGAAACTTCGCAATATTGGGGGAGTAATCATCATTGACTTCATTGATATGGACTCCCGTCGTGATCAGCTTCAGTTATTGGAGTATTTCACAACGGCAACTCGAAGTGACTCTGCCCGTCCACAAATTGCGCAACTCAGTGAGCTGGGCCTGGTGGAGCTCACCCGGAAGCGTCAAGGACAGAACATTTATGAATTGTTTGGTCGTGTCTGTCCAAGTTGTGGCGGTCTTGGTCATGTGGCAGTTTTACCGGGAAAAGATCTGCTCCAACCTTTAGCGACGGCGACTGGTTTAGTTCGTTCGGTAGCTTTTACCAGGGCTGAGGCAATCTCTTCAGGAGAGACTGCGGCTAGCAGCAGTCGTCGTCGACGCAGTAGCCATGGCCGAACCACTGCAGATGGTGGTGGCGCACTATCAGCTGAAGCCGCCGTGATCAATTCTGAGGTATCAGAAGAGTCAACGGATAGCACTCAAGAGCCTGTTCTAGTTCGCCGTCAAGAGCCAAAGCTAGTCCTTGTTCCAATGACGGAGGAACAACAAAAGGTGTATAGCTGGCTTGGGCTTAATCCAACCTTGCTTTTAGAGGAACCACCTGAATTGGAGGAGATTCTAGTGCTCGCTGTTCTTCCTGGTGAGGATGAGCAAGAGATTCTTGAAGAGGCACGTCAGCAACTAGCACTTAGTGCTGGACGGCGCCGCCGACGCGGTAATCGTGGTGGAACAGGTAATCGAACTGGCACACGTGTCGGCATAACTTTGTCAGAAGCCATGCCTGCTCAGTTAGCTACTACATTAGGCGCCATCGATCAGAGAAACGATTCTGCTTCATTAATGGTAGACGGTATCTCATCGGAAAGTGTTGCCGCAGTGGAGGTTACTTCAGATCCAGGGCCCACCGCTCTATTCGAACCAACTCAATCAGAGGATGAGGTTGAAGAGTCGCGCCGCCGGCGCCGGCGCTCCTCTGCGCCAACATCTAGCGAAGTAAGTGACTAA
- a CDS encoding ribonuclease HII → MTKLQRVSNSLLIAGIDEVGRGCLFGPVFAAVVVLDKLAEQQLWQAGLNDSKKLSAKQRSELVPVIRQESKAWGLGQASAGEIDVLGIRGATEQAMLRALQKLPQSPNLVLVDGKLRLRLWNGPQQVLVAGDSYSAAIAAASVLAKEVRDALIRRLALRFPGYSLERNVGYGTALHRKALLDLGPTSLHRNSFLRRLLA, encoded by the coding sequence GTGACTAAATTGCAGAGAGTTTCTAACAGTCTTTTGATAGCAGGGATCGACGAAGTCGGTCGCGGTTGCTTGTTCGGCCCAGTGTTTGCTGCTGTTGTAGTGCTAGACAAGCTAGCGGAGCAACAGCTCTGGCAAGCTGGCCTTAACGACAGCAAAAAACTGTCCGCTAAGCAACGCTCAGAACTCGTACCGGTCATTCGACAAGAGAGCAAAGCGTGGGGACTTGGACAAGCCTCTGCTGGTGAAATCGATGTCCTGGGAATCAGAGGTGCTACAGAACAAGCAATGCTTAGGGCTCTTCAAAAGCTACCACAATCCCCAAATCTTGTTCTCGTTGATGGTAAACTCCGCCTCCGCCTCTGGAATGGTCCACAACAGGTGCTAGTAGCTGGAGATAGTTACTCAGCCGCTATAGCTGCTGCCAGCGTGCTGGCGAAAGAGGTTCGTGATGCTCTGATTCGTCGTTTGGCTTTGCGGTTTCCAGGGTATAGCTTGGAACGAAATGTGGGGTATGGAACAGCATTGCACCGAAAAGCGCTGCTGGATCTAGGTCCCACCTCCTTGCATCGAAATAGTTTTCTCAGACGTTTATTGGCTTGA
- a CDS encoding DUF1997 domain-containing protein: MPLAFEASQKMDLPVQCNAELLPDYLQQEERVLRALLDTRQLRRTKLGHYRYLVTSLQVFQLQVKPVVSLEIETKANTLVMKAVDCELEGLSGVDDFQLSLESRLTSDHRGLNGHAHLAVRVSQPQLLRLIPRYVLESTGESILNGILIGIKSRVGKQLINDFNHWCTTLKFEPSSQ, from the coding sequence ATGCCTCTGGCCTTCGAAGCTAGTCAGAAGATGGACCTTCCCGTTCAATGCAATGCAGAACTACTGCCCGACTACCTGCAACAAGAGGAACGTGTGTTGAGAGCACTGCTGGATACGCGCCAATTAAGAAGAACCAAACTGGGGCATTACCGCTACCTCGTCACCAGCTTGCAGGTATTTCAATTGCAAGTGAAACCTGTTGTATCCCTCGAAATTGAAACCAAAGCCAACACTCTTGTGATGAAGGCAGTGGATTGCGAACTTGAGGGACTTAGTGGTGTAGATGACTTTCAGTTATCCTTGGAGTCACGTCTTACAAGTGATCACCGAGGGCTAAATGGGCATGCTCACCTTGCGGTAAGAGTTAGCCAGCCTCAGCTGCTACGTTTAATCCCCCGCTATGTTCTGGAATCCACAGGTGAATCGATTCTTAATGGGATCTTGATCGGGATAAAATCACGAGTTGGCAAGCAACTCATCAACGACTTTAACCACTGGTGTACAACACTCAAATTCGAACCATCAAGCCAATAA